The Azospirillum baldaniorum genome segment CCGCCGTCGGCGGTGGCGGCGAAGGCCGGCTCCGCCTGATCGCCCAGCGTCGCCTGGGTGACGGCGATCTCGCCGCCCACCCGGTTGCCCACCGCGTCGAAGCGCTGGGCGTAGATCCCCAGCCCGCTGCCGTCCTGGTTGGCCGACACCCAGCCCACCAGATAGCCGCCGTCGGCCAGGGCGATGACGTCCGGCGCGGTCTGGGCGCCGGCGGTGGTGGTGTTCACCACGACCTCGCCGCCCACCGCCTGGCCCAGCGCGTCGTAGCGTTGCAGGACGATGCCGGAGCCGCTGCCGTCCTGTCCCGCCGACTGCCACGCCACCACCAGCCCGCCGTCGCCGAGCACCGCGACCGCCGGCTGCGACTGATCGCCCGCGGTGGTCGTGTTGATGCGGAACTCCGGCTGCGCTACTCCGGCCGCGGTGTAGCGCCGGGCGTAGAGGCCGTAGCCGCTGCCGTCCTGGCCCTGCGACTGCCACAGCACCAGAAACCCGCCGTCGCCCAGGGCGATGACTTCCGAGTTGTCCTGGTTGCCGGCGGTCGTACCGTTGACCAGGACGTCCCCGGTCACCGCGTTGCCAAACGCGTCGAAGCGCCGCAGATAAACGTCCGAGGTGCTCTGCAGGTACAGGCCGTGCGTCCAGGTCACCACGAAGCCACCATCAGCGAGGCCGGCCATGCTCGGCAGGTACTGGTTGTCGGGGGTGCCGGCGTTGACGCGGAACTCGCCACCGACCCGTGTGCCGTCGGCGGCGAAGCGTTGGCCATGGGTGCCCCAGACGGAACCGTCCTGGCCCTCGGAATGCCAGACGATGAGGAAGCCCCCGTCGGGCAGCGCCGTCACCCGCTCCCCGTGTTGAGCGTTGGCTGTATAGCTGTTCACCCGAACCTCGCCGTCGACCGGAGTCCCATCGGCGCGGTAGAGCTGCGCGTATATGCCATAGCTGGAGCCATCCTGCCCCAGCGAGTGCCACGTCACGACGTGGTTGCCGTTCGGCAGCACCGTCACGTCCGGCGCCCCCTGGCTGCTCGGCGTGTGCGTGTTCACACGGGACTCGGCACCGGCCACCACCGTCGCCCGCGGCGCCGTGGCCGCCAGGGCCGCCGTGTCCTCCGCCCAGGACGTGCCGTCGAAGGCGCGCACACGGATGGTGTCGTGGCCGCCCGTGGTCGCGTTCGCCACATACGTCAGGCGGTGCAGCTGGTCGCCGGCCAGCACGATCGGCGTGTTGGCGGCCTGCGTCACGCCGTCCAGCAGGAAGTGCCCGCCGCCCACGCTGAGATCCGTGAACTCATAGCTCTGGATCACCACGCCCGTGCCGGCGGGCGCGTCGGACGCCACCGAGAACAGCGTCGCGGCGGCGACCGGCTGGCCAACGGCCAGAACCCGGTCGGGCGCGGTCACCGTCACCGTGACCTCCGCCACCGTGAAGCGGCGCTGCATGACGTCGAGGGTGCCGGTGGCCGGGTTGTAACCGCTCCAGGTGGCGATCCAACCGCCGTCGGCGGTGGCGGCGAAGGCCGGCTCCACCTGATCGCCCAGCGTCGCCTGGGTGACGGCGATCTCGCCGCCCACCCGGTTGCCCACCGCGTCGAAGCGCTGGGCGTAGATCCCCAGCCCGCTGCCGTCCTGGTTGGCCGACACCCAGCCCACCAGATAGCCGCCGTCGGCCAGGGCGATGACGTCCGGCGCGGTCTGGGCGCCGGCGGTGGTGGTGTTCACCACGACCTCGCCGCCCACCGCCTGGCCCAGCGCGTCGTAGCGTTGCAGGACGATGCCGGAGCCGCTGCCGTCCTGTCCCGCCGACTGCCACGCCACCACCAGCCCGCCGTCGCCGAGCACCGCGACCGCCGGCTGCGACTGATCGCCCGCGGTGGTCGTGTTGATGCGGAACTCCGGCTGCGCCACCCCGGCCGCCGTGTAGCGCCGGGCGTAGAGGCCGTAGCCGCTGCCGTCCTGGCCCTGCGACTGCCACAGCACCAAAAACCCGCCGTCGCCCAGCGCGACGACCTTCGAATTGTCCTGGTTGCCGGCGGTCGTGCCGTTGACCAGCACGTCCCCGGTCACCGCATTGCCCAGCGCGTCGGCACGCCGCAGATAGACGTCCGTTTGGCTCTGTGGGTTCAAACCGTGCGTCCAGGTCACCACGAAGCCACCGTCAGCCAGAGCAGCGACATCCGGCAAATACTGATTGTCATAGGTCGTGATGTTGATTCGGAATTCGGCACCGGCCCGCGCTCCATTGGCGGAGAAGCGCTGTGCGTACACCCCCCAAGCGTGACCATCTTGCCCTTCGGAATGCCAGACGATCAAATAGCCCCCGTCGGGCAGCGCCGTCACCCGCTGCCCCATCTGCATGTAAGGGGTGTAGGTGTTCACCAGCACTTCGCCACCAATCGGTGTGCCATCGGCGCTGTACAGTTGGGCATAGACACCGCTGGACACGTAGAGCTTGACTGGATTGTCCTGATCCAGCGAGTGCCACATCACGACATAGTTGCCGTTCGGCAGCACCGTCACGTCCGGCGCCCCCTGGCTGCTCGGCGTGTGCGTGTTCACACGGGATTCGGCACCGGCCACCACCGTCGCCCGCGGCGCCGTGGCCGCCAGGGCCGCCGTGTCCTCCGCCCAGGACGTGCCGTCGAAGGCGCGCACACGGATGGTGTCGTGGCCGCCCGTGGTCGCGTTCGCCACATACGTCAGGCGGTGCAGCTGGTCGCCGGCCAGCACGATCGGCGTGTTGGCGGCCTGCGTCACGCCGTCCAGCAGGAAGTGCCCGCCGCCCGCGCTGAGATCCGTGAACTCATAGCTCTGGATCACCACGCCCGTGCCGGCGGGCGCATCGGACGCCACCGAGAACAGCGTTGCGGCGGCGACCGGCTGGCCAACGGCCAGAACCCGGTCGGGCGCGGTCACCGTCACCGTGACCTCCGCCACCGTGAAGCGGCGCTGCATGACGTCGAGGGTGCCGGTGGCCGGGTTATAGTCGCTCCAGGTGGCGATCCAGCCGCCGTCGGCGGTGGCGGCGAAGGCCGGCTCCGCCTGATCGCCCAGCGTCGCCTGGGTGACGGCGATCTCGCCGCCCACCCGGTTGCCCACCGCGTCGAAGCGCTGGGCGTAGATCCCCAGCCCGCTGCCGTCCTGGTTGGCCGACACCCAGCCCACCAGATAGCCGCCGTCGGCCAGGGCGATGACGTCCGGCGCGGTCTGGGCGCCGGCGGTGATGGTGTTCACCACGACCTCGCCGCCCACCGCCTGGCCCAGCGCGTCGTAGCGTTGCAGGACGATGCCGGAGCCGCTGCCGTCCTGTCCCGCCGACTGCCACGCCACCACCAGCCCGCCGTCGCCGAGCACCGCGACCGCCGGCTGCGACTGATCGCCCGCGGTGGTCGTGTTGATGCGGAACTCCGGCTGCGCCACTCCGGCCGCCGTGTAGCGCCGGGCGTAGAGGCCGTAGCCGCTGCCGTCCTGGCCCTGCGACTGCCACAGCACCAGAAACCCGCCGTCGCCCAGGGCGATGACTTCCGAGTTGTCCTGGTTGCCGGCGGTCGTGCCGTTGACCAGGACGTCCCCGGTCACCGCGTTGCCAAACGCGTCGAAGCGCCGCAGATAAACGTCCGAGGTGCTCTGCAGGTACAGGCCGTGCGTCCAAGTCACCACGAAGCCACCATCAGCGAGGCCGGCCATGCTCGGCAGGTACTGGTTGTCGGGGGTGCCGGCGTTGACGCGGAACTCGCCACCGACCCGTGTGCCGTCGGCGGCGAAGCGCTGCCCATGGGTGCCCCAGACGGAACCGTCCTGGCCCTCGGACTGCCAGGCGATGAGGTAGCCCCCGTCGGGCAGCGCCGTCACCCGCTGTCCGTTCTGATTGTTGAGTGTGTAGCTGGTCACCAGCGCTTCGCCACCGATCGGCGTGCCGTCGGCGCGGTAGAGCTGGGAATAGACGCCGTACTTGGAGCCATCCTGATTCAGCGAGTGCCACGTCACGACGTAGTTGCCGTTTGGCAGCACCGTCACGTCGGGCGCCCCCTGGTCGCTCGGCGTGTGCGTGTTCACACGGGACTCGGCACCGGCCACCACCATCGCCCGCGGCGCCGTGGCCGCCAGGGCCGCCGTGTCCTCCGCCCAGGACGTGCCGTCGAAGGCGCGCACACGGATGGTGTCGTGGCCGCCCGTGGTCGCGTTCGCCACATACGTCAGGCGGTGCAGCTGGTCGCCGGCCAGCACGATCGGCGTGTTGGCGGCCTGCGTCACGCCGTCCAGCAGGAAGTGCCCGCCGCCCACGCTGAGATCCGTGAACTCATAGCTCTGGATCACCACGCCCGTGCCGGCGGGCGCATCGGACGCCACCGAGAACAGCGTTGCGGCGGCGACCGGCTGGCCAACGGCCAGAACCCGGTCGGGCGCGGTCACCGTCACCGTGACCTCCGCCACCGTGAAGCGGCGCTGCATGACGTCGAGGGTGCCGGTGGCCGGGTTGTAACCGCTCCAGGTGGCGATCCAACCGCCGTCGGCGGTGGCGGCGAAGGCCGGCTCCACCTGATCGCCCAGCGTCGCCTGGGTGACGGCGATCTCGCCGCCCACCCGGTTGCCCACCGCGTCGAAGCGCTGGGCGTAGATCCCCAGCCCGCTGCCGTCCTGGTTGGCCGACACCCAGCCCACCAGATAGCCGCCGTCGGCCAGGGCGATGACGTCCGGCGCGGTCTGGGCGCCGGCGGTGGTGGTGTTCACCACGACCTCGCCGCCCACCGCCTGGCCCAGCGCGTCGTAGCGTTGCAGGACGATGCCGGAGCCGCTGCCGTCCTGTCCCGCCGACTGCCACGCCACCACCAGCCCGCCGTCGCCGAGCACCGCGACCGCCGGCTGCGACTGATCGCCCGCGGTGGTCGTGTTGATGCGGAACTCCGGCTGCGCCACCCCGGCCGCCGTGTAGCGCCGGGCGTAGAGGCCGTAGCCGCTGCCGTCCTGGCCCTGCGACTGCCACAGCACCAGAAACCCACCGTCGCTCAGCCCAACGACTTCTGAGTTGTCCTGATGGCCGGCGGTCGTGCCGTTGACCAGGACGTCCCCGGTCACCGCATTGCCAAACGCGTCGAAGCGCCGCAAATGGATGTCCGTGTGGCTTTGCGGGTTCAAACCATACGTCCAGGACGCCACGAAGCCACCTCCGGCCAAGCCGGCCACGCTCGGCAGGTACTGAGTATCAGGAGCATTGGCGTTGACGCGGAATTCGTCACCGATCCGCGAGCCGTCGGCGGCGAACCGTTGGCCGTAGGTGCCCCAGCCCGAACCATCCTGGTTCTCGGATTGCCAGACGATGAGGTAGCGGCCATCGGATAGTGCCGTCACGCGTTGCCCATACTGGGCGTAGAGGGTGTAGGTGTTCACCAGCGATTCGCCGCCGATTGGCGTGCCGTCGGCGCGGTAGAGCTGGGAATAGACACCGCAGGATGTGTTGGGGTTGACCGTGTTGTTGTCCTGCCCCAGCGAGTGCCACGTCACGACGTAGTTGCCATTCGGCAGCACCGTCACGTCCGGCGCCCCCTGGCTGCTCGGCGTGTGCGTGTTCACACGGGATTCGGCACCGGCGACAATCGCGTTCATGACTGATCCTCAATAATTTCTAATATATCAAGAAAATGATACGTTAAATCAATCAGCAATTGCAAAAATTTAAAGCATGTTTGTTTTTTGGTGCGCCGTTATGTCGCCATTCGCGTTCGGGAAGCGCTACGCGTCAATCGGCATTGCGACCGACCTCCAGTAGCCGGTCGAGTTTGGCTAGTTGCTGGTCAGTAGGGTTGGCAAGCAAAGCATCCTCCGCCCGCTTGCGGACGGGCGCGCCCGGCGGAGCCGGTGCGCTCAATCACCGCCAAATCAGGCAGGATGACGATTTCGGAGCGGAGACGATGGCGGTAACGATCGGTTTCGGCTTGCTCCTATTCCAGGCAGCCCGGTGTGTGCGCTGCGCTGAATGGCTGATCGCGACGAGAACTTCCCCACCGCAGCGCGACGCATGGGGCTGCCCTGGTAGGAATGTCGCGAAGGGGCTCGCTTCACGACGGGTAGAACTGGTCGGTTGCAGCACACAACGCGCCAGACCGGGACAGCGCGCAAAGTCCGACGTTCGGTCTGTAGCCTTCGCTGCTTAGAGCGCCTAACAGAACCATCTTTGGACGAAGCGCCAGCAGATGAGGCTGGCGGCGATGTGGTGAAAGGCGGTGAAGATGTCGGCGCGCCGTTCGTATCGGACGGCGATGCGGCGGAAGCGGGCGAACCATGCGAGCGTCCGCTCGACCACCCATCGGTGTCGGCCAAGACGCTCGCTGCTCTCGACGCCACGCCGGGCGATCCGCGGAATGATCGCTCGTTGGCGCAGCGCCCGCCGGCAGTGTGCAAAGTCGTAGCCCTTGTCGGCGTGCAACTTGGCCGGGCGGCGCCGTGGCCGGCCCGCACACTGGCGGATCGCCGGCACGGCATCGACCAGCGTCTCCAGCAGCTTGCTATCGTGCCGGTTGGCCGGCGAAATCTTCAGGGCGAGTGGGATGCCATTGGCATCGACGAGGATGTGACGCTTGGAGCCCGGCTTGCCGCGATCCGTCGGGTTCGGGCCAGTCTCCTCGCCCCCCTTTTTGCTGGAACGCTGGCGCTGTCCACCGCCGCCCGATCCCAGTTGATGGCGTTGGCATAGCCGAGCCGGTCGAGCAGCACGCGATGCAGTCGCTCCCATACCCCGGCCCGATGCCACTCGTGCAGACGCCGCCAGCAGGTCATCCCCGAGCCGCAGCCCATCTCCACCGGCAGAAGCTCCCAAGGGATGCCCGTGCGCAGCACGAACAGGATGCCGGTCAGCGCCGCACGATCGTCCAACCGGGGCCGTCCGCCTTTTGGCTTGGGCGGCTCCGGCGGGATCAGCGGTTCGATGATCGCCCACAAGGCGTCGGAAACAAGAGGGGCTGCCATGCCCCTACCAACCGTTCCTGGCCGGTTTTGTTACGCACTCTTATAAGGCATAGGATTTGTTCTCGCGCAATGCACGCATTGCGTTTGCCAAAACCCGCACCGCCGATGACTTTCAGAGGGTTTCGGTGATGTCCGGCGGCTTCGGGGATCGGTTTGCTAAACTGTTCAGCGGTGACCGGTTTGCCCAAAGAAGGCTATTCCGGTGCTCACCTCCCGAAGGGCCTTGATGGACGCGGCGTTTGCACTGACGCCAACTGCTCAACAGGGTGGCGATGAGGGAATTCCTTGATCCGGCTTCCGACTGGAGGGGCTTCCAAGTTTCCCACCTCCATTGCAAGTCATTGATATTCCATACGTGCACGAACACAGAACAAGTGGGAAAAGCCTTGGATTTCCAACAATGTCATAGTTTTCGTAATCAGTAGGTCCGGGGTTCAAATCCCTGCTGCGGCACCACTCTAAGGCCCTGGAAGGTAACGCCTTCCGGGGCCTTTCCATATGTGGCATGACTCATCGCGCCCTTTTCCCAGCAAGGCCGATGCCCCAACCGCCCGCCCCTTCCCTCCTCGCCGACCTCACCGCCGCGTTGCGCCGGCCTGTGACGAACGGCCACGACCTGAAAGCCATCGAAACCCTCTGCGCGGCCTTTCTTGACCGGCCCAAGGCGGAGCGGGCGCAGGCGGCGCGGGAGTTGCCCCGGCTGGCGCCGGGGGCCGACACGGTCCTGCTGCTGTCGGCCATGGCCGCCGTCTCGGGCGATCTGCGCTATTACGACGAACTGCTCGACGCGGTGGAGGCCAACATCGTGCAATCCGGGCTGGAGGGGCTGCTGCACATCCACGCCGGCATCGGACGCCAGCTCTTTTTGATGCGCATGAACCCGGCGAGCCGCCCCGGCTTCTTCGAGGAGCGGCAGTTCCCCTTTTACCGCCGCATCCTCGACGAGATCCGCCGCCGTCAGGCCATCGTCCCGGCCATCCGCCGGGCCGGGGGAGCAGACACCGGGCGGGTCGTGCTGGTGACCAACCAGTTCCTCTCGCTGCGCCACCAGCCGTCGCGCGACCTGCTGTCCTACGCCGCCTTGCTGGAGGACCGCTGCGGGCGGGAGGTGGTGATTCTCAACACCAACATCATGCCGACGGAGGTGCACAGCCTGTTCGTGCCCTCCTTCGCGGCGTCGGTGGAGCCCACCCTCTCCGGCGATCAGCGGATCGAGGCGGACGGGCGTATCTACCGGATGCTGTCCTCGGTCGAACCCTGCGTCAGCCCCGGCAAGATCGGCTGGTTCCTGGAGGCCATCGCGGCGCTCGATCCTGATGTGGTGCTGTCGCTCGGCGGGTCCTGCGTCGTGGCCGACCTGATGGCCGGAACGCGCCCCACCCTGTGCATCCCCACCACCACCGGGGCCACCCTGTCGCTGGCCGACATCGTGCTGGATTTCGGCGGAGGCGCGGCACCCGCCCACGGGCCGCTGGCCCGGTCCTGGCGGCCCTTCCGCTTTCTGCATTCGCTGGCCGGGGCCACCCCGAGGAAACAAGGATCGCGCGCCGCCTTCGGGCTCGATGACGGCGCCTTCGTCTGCGCCGTCATCGGCAACCGGCTGGACGATGAGGCGGACGGCGCCTTCCTCGCCATGCTGGAGGCGCTGTTCGACCGCGCGCCGCGCGCCGTCGCCGTCTTCGCCGGACACGCCGACGCCCTGCCCCGGCGGCTGGCCGTGTCACCCCATGCGGCACGGCTGCAATGCCTGGGCTATGTGTCGGACATGGGCGCCCTGCTGGCGGTCTGCGACGCCTATGTGAATCCCCTGCGGACCGGCGGGGGCGCCAGCGCCGCCGAGGCCCTGGCCGCCGGGGCGGTGCCGCTGTCGCTTCCCGGCGGCGACGTCGCCAGCGTCGTCGGCCCGCGCTTCACCCACCCCGACTACGGCGCCTTCGTCGAGCGGCTGGCCGCCCTGGCTGCCGACCCCGCCGCCCTGGCCGCCGCCGCCGCGGAGGCCCGTGTCCAAGGGTCGCGCCGCGCCGGACCGACGGAGGCCGCCGCCGACCTGTCGCGCTATCTCGACGAGGCGGCGGCGCTGTTCCGCAGCCGGCGGTCGCCCGCGGAGTGATCGGTGCGGAGTGATCCGGGCCGCCGCCGTCAACCGCTTTATCGCACAGGCGGAGCAAACTCCCGGCTTGCTTTGGCGCCGGTGCCTTTCCAATATTCCGCGCTCCCCGACCGGGCGTCCGCTGGGACGCCGCGGCGGGTGTCTTATTTTCTGCAACGAGGACCTTTTCATGCGCGCCTTCGACGGCCAGCATTCCGACAACGTCGCCATCAAGCGCACGCGGGAGCAGAAGCAGCTTCAGCTCCAGCAGTTGAAGGAGCAGCTCGCCACCCTGAAGTCCCACGCGGCCCCGGCGATCCGTGAAGCGCTGGTGAAGCGCATCGCCGAGCTGGACGCGGAGATGCGCCAGCCGCCGAAGCCGCCGCGCGAAGGCCGCGGCGACGGTCCCCGTGGCGAGGGGCGCGGCCCCCGTGGCGATGGTCCCCGTGGTGACGGCCCCCGGGGCGACCGCCCGCGCCGCGAGGGCTTCTCCCGCAGCGAGAGCTTCCGGTCGGACGGTCCCCGTGGTGACGGTTCGCGCGGCGAGGGCTCTCGTGGCGACGGCCCCCTTTCCCCCTTCGCCTCCCCGCGCCGCCGCGGCTGAGCCGCGGAACCCACCTTGAGGCGTCCAGTCCGATGAGTTGCCAGCCGTGAGCGAAAACGCCACCCCCGCCCGCCGCCGCCTGTTCGATCAGGCGTGGCTTCTGATGATGTTGCCGCCGCTGTTCTGGGCCAGCAACGCCGTCCTGGGCCGCGCGGTGTCGGGCGAGGTGCCGCCGGTCGGGCTGGCCTTCTGGCGCTGGACGCTGGGGATGCTGCTGGTGCTGCCCTTCGCGTGGCGG includes the following:
- a CDS encoding glycosyltransferase, which produces MPQPPAPSLLADLTAALRRPVTNGHDLKAIETLCAAFLDRPKAERAQAARELPRLAPGADTVLLLSAMAAVSGDLRYYDELLDAVEANIVQSGLEGLLHIHAGIGRQLFLMRMNPASRPGFFEERQFPFYRRILDEIRRRQAIVPAIRRAGGADTGRVVLVTNQFLSLRHQPSRDLLSYAALLEDRCGREVVILNTNIMPTEVHSLFVPSFAASVEPTLSGDQRIEADGRIYRMLSSVEPCVSPGKIGWFLEAIAALDPDVVLSLGGSCVVADLMAGTRPTLCIPTTTGATLSLADIVLDFGGGAAPAHGPLARSWRPFRFLHSLAGATPRKQGSRAAFGLDDGAFVCAVIGNRLDDEADGAFLAMLEALFDRAPRAVAVFAGHADALPRRLAVSPHAARLQCLGYVSDMGALLAVCDAYVNPLRTGGGASAAEALAAGAVPLSLPGGDVASVVGPRFTHPDYGAFVERLAALAADPAALAAAAAEARVQGSRRAGPTEAAADLSRYLDEAAALFRSRRSPAE
- a CDS encoding calcium-binding protein, translating into MNAIVAGAESRVNTHTPSSQGAPDVTVLPNGNYVVTWHSLGQDNNTVNPNTSCGVYSQLYRADGTPIGGESLVNTYTLYAQYGQRVTALSDGRYLIVWQSENQDGSGWGTYGQRFAADGSRIGDEFRVNANAPDTQYLPSVAGLAGGGFVASWTYGLNPQSHTDIHLRRFDAFGNAVTGDVLVNGTTAGHQDNSEVVGLSDGGFLVLWQSQGQDGSGYGLYARRYTAAGVAQPEFRINTTTAGDQSQPAVAVLGDGGLVVAWQSAGQDGSGSGIVLQRYDALGQAVGGEVVVNTTTAGAQTAPDVIALADGGYLVGWVSANQDGSGLGIYAQRFDAVGNRVGGEIAVTQATLGDQVEPAFAATADGGWIATWSGYNPATGTLDVMQRRFTVAEVTVTVTAPDRVLAVGQPVAAATLFSVASDAPAGTGVVIQSYEFTDLSVGGGHFLLDGVTQAANTPIVLAGDQLHRLTYVANATTGGHDTIRVRAFDGTSWAEDTAALAATAPRAMVVAGAESRVNTHTPSDQGAPDVTVLPNGNYVVTWHSLNQDGSKYGVYSQLYRADGTPIGGEALVTSYTLNNQNGQRVTALPDGGYLIAWQSEGQDGSVWGTHGQRFAADGTRVGGEFRVNAGTPDNQYLPSMAGLADGGFVVTWTHGLYLQSTSDVYLRRFDAFGNAVTGDVLVNGTTAGNQDNSEVIALGDGGFLVLWQSQGQDGSGYGLYARRYTAAGVAQPEFRINTTTAGDQSQPAVAVLGDGGLVVAWQSAGQDGSGSGIVLQRYDALGQAVGGEVVVNTITAGAQTAPDVIALADGGYLVGWVSANQDGSGLGIYAQRFDAVGNRVGGEIAVTQATLGDQAEPAFAATADGGWIATWSDYNPATGTLDVMQRRFTVAEVTVTVTAPDRVLAVGQPVAAATLFSVASDAPAGTGVVIQSYEFTDLSAGGGHFLLDGVTQAANTPIVLAGDQLHRLTYVANATTGGHDTIRVRAFDGTSWAEDTAALAATAPRATVVAGAESRVNTHTPSSQGAPDVTVLPNGNYVVMWHSLDQDNPVKLYVSSGVYAQLYSADGTPIGGEVLVNTYTPYMQMGQRVTALPDGGYLIVWHSEGQDGHAWGVYAQRFSANGARAGAEFRINITTYDNQYLPDVAALADGGFVVTWTHGLNPQSQTDVYLRRADALGNAVTGDVLVNGTTAGNQDNSKVVALGDGGFLVLWQSQGQDGSGYGLYARRYTAAGVAQPEFRINTTTAGDQSQPAVAVLGDGGLVVAWQSAGQDGSGSGIVLQRYDALGQAVGGEVVVNTTTAGAQTAPDVIALADGGYLVGWVSANQDGSGLGIYAQRFDAVGNRVGGEIAVTQATLGDQVEPAFAATADGGWIATWSGYNPATGTLDVMQRRFTVAEVTVTVTAPDRVLAVGQPVAAATLFSVASDAPAGTGVVIQSYEFTDLSVGGGHFLLDGVTQAANTPIVLAGDQLHRLTYVANATTGGHDTIRVRAFDGTSWAEDTAALAATAPRATVVAGAESRVNTHTPSSQGAPDVTVLPNGNHVVTWHSLGQDGSSYGIYAQLYRADGTPVDGEVRVNSYTANAQHGERVTALPDGGFLIVWHSEGQDGSVWGTHGQRFAADGTRVGGEFRVNAGTPDNQYLPSMAGLADGGFVVTWTHGLYLQSTSDVYLRRFDAFGNAVTGDVLVNGTTAGNQDNSEVIALGDGGFLVLWQSQGQDGSGYGLYARRYTAAGVAQPEFRINTTTAGDQSQPAVAVLGDGGLVVAWQSAGQDGSGSGIVLQRYDALGQAVGGEVVVNTTTAGAQTAPDVIALADGGYLVGWVSANQDGSGLGIYAQRFDAVGNRVGGEIAVTQATLGDQAEPAFAATADGGWIATWSGYNPATGTLDVMQRRFTVAEAMPEFITIHGTPGADVLTGTPLQNHILGYEGDDKLSGSTSRDTLDGGEGADTLSGGAGDDVYIVDNVRDVVRELVNEGVDEVRTSLNSYTLGANLERLTFIGTGNFAGTGNTLDNMIVGGSGNDTLTGGAGADTLIGGDGDDRFYFDDADAPLQGGAGFDTAVVQGSVGASLDLAACSIEQAYGGGGDDSLIGTGALLGLAINGRDGDDLILGSAFNDTLTGGNGSDTLIAGDGDDVLYIDADDALVSGGAGFDTVYVQGDGNLTLDLTASGIERVFSGSGNDILTATGSVTLVEINGGAGDDLLVGSAFDDTLRGDAGNDTLYGGDGNDVLVGGSGDNVLFGGAGDDRLYVDTQTASLDGGAGNDTVYARYSGGVTLDLSASIELFSGSVGSDTVTAVNASAAVELIGGDGDDSLTGGAYADSLRGDNGNDWLDGGDGNDTLSGGNGNDWLLGGGGNDTLSGGSGNDTLIGGFGDDSLVGGSGADLFVFSNGGGNDILRDFNAGQGDLIGLAEGQTYTLAADVSGNVQIVFGASDTVTLVGVQITAVSSSWFVTV